In Aegilops tauschii subsp. strangulata cultivar AL8/78 chromosome 3, Aet v6.0, whole genome shotgun sequence, one genomic interval encodes:
- the LOC109733563 gene encoding uncharacterized protein isoform X1, producing the protein MACPNVSWGCLLLLLLCFAWMGDAEYAKYKDPKQPVNTRIKDLIGRMTLAEKIGQMTQIERSVASADVMKNYFIGSILSGGGSVPAPQATPAMWINMVNEFQKGALATRLGIPMIYGIDAVHGNNNVYNATIFPHNVGLGATRDPDLVKRIGEATALEVRATGIPYTFAPCIAVCRDPRWGRCYESYSEDHKIVQQMTDIILGLQGEIPVNHTKGVPYVAKNKVAACAKHFVGDGGTHNGINENNTIIDEHGLLGIHMPPYYDSIIKGVATVMVSYSSVNGEKMHANHDLVTGYLKSKLHFRGFVISDWLGIDRITSPAGANYTYSVQAGVNAGIDMVMVPFNYTEFIEDATSLVNKRIISMSRIDDAVSRILRVKFTMGLFENPLADLSFADQLGKKEHRELAREAVRKSLVLLKNGNTPNQQFLPLPKKASKILVAGSHASNLGYQCGGWSIQWMGGSGDITAGTTILDAIKSTVGDATPVVYSENPDDSLMKKNEFSFAIVVVGEPPYAETVGDNTDLTILDPGPDTIRTVCSALKCAVVVVSGRPVVIEPYLPLMEALVAAWLPGTEGQGIADVLFGDYGFTGKLSRTWFKSVDQLPMNFGDPHYDPLFPLGFGLAINSSQPGFSGTRSRGDKKEITVWAALSLLLSMMIAWA; encoded by the exons ATGGCATGCCCCAACGTTTCTTGGGGATGCCTTCTTCTTCTACTGCTCTGTTTTGCTTGGATGGGAGATGCAGAGTACGCCAAGTACAAGGATCCGAAGCAGCCTGTCAACACCAGAATCAAGGACCTTATTGGTAGAATGACTCTTGCTGAAAAAATTGGCCAGATGACACAGATTGAGCGTTCGGTTGCATCTGCAGACGTCATGAAAAATTACTTCATAG GTAGCATCTTAAGTGGTGGTGGGAGTGTCCCTGCTCCTCAGGCCACACCTGCAATGTGGATCAACATGGTAAATGAATTCCAGAAAGGTGCCTTGGCAACACGTCTGGGAATTCCTATGATTTATGGGATTGATGCTGTTCATGGTAATAACAACGTCTACAACGCCACCATATTCCCTCACAACGTTGGGCTTGGAGCTACAAG GGATCCTGACCTAGTAAAGAGGATTGGTGAAGCAACTGCTCTTGAAGTACGCGCAACAGGCATCCCATATACCTTTGCTCCATGCATTGCA GTTTGCAGAGATCCAAGATGGGGTCGATGCTATGAGAGCTACAGTGAAGACCATAAGATTGTTCAGCAGATGACAGATATTATCCTTGGTCTGCAAGGAGAGATCCCAGTGAATCATACCAAAGGAGTTCCTTATGTTGCCAA GAATAAAGTTGCTGCTTGTGCTAAACACTTCGTTGGTGATGGTGGAACGCATAATGGAATCAATGAGAATAACACGATCATTGACGAGCACGGACTGCTAGGCATTCACATGCCACCATATTATGACTCCATTATCAAGGGTGTCGCTACTGTTATGGTTTCATATTCAAGCGTTAATGGTGAAAAAATGCATGCCAACCATGACCTAGTCACTGGCTACTTGAAATCCAAACTGCACTTCAGA GGTTTTGTGATATCTGACTGGCTAGGAATAGACCGGATAACCTCACCAGCTGGTGCAAACTATACTTACTCTGTGCAGGCTGGAGTAAATGCTGGTATTGATATG GTTATGGTCCCTTTCAATTACACCGAGTTCATTGAGGATGCAACATCTCTTGTTAACAAGCGTATCATCAGTATGAGCAGAATTGATGATGCTGTGAGTCGCATCCTTCGAGTGAAATTTACAATGGGCCTCTTCGAGAACCCTTTAGCTGATCTTAGCTTTGCAGATCAGCTTGGAAAGAAG GAGCACAGGGAATTGGCTAGAGAAGCTGTCAGGAAATCACTTGTTCTATTAAAAAATGGCAACACTCCTAATCAACAATTCCTGCCTCTCCCAAAGAAAGCTAGTAAGATCCTCGTAGCTGGAAGTCATGCTAGCAATTTAGGCTATCAGTGTGGTGGATGGTCAATTCAATGGATGGGGGGAAGTGGAGACATTACAGCTG GAACAACAATTCTTGATGCCATAAAGTCCACCGTTGGTGATGCAACACCTGTAGTCTACTCTGAGAACCCTGATGACAGCTTGATGAAGAAAAACGAGTTTTCATTTGCTATTGTTGTTGTTGGCGAGCCACCATATGCGGAAACAGTAGGCGATAACACTGATCTGACTATCCTAGACCCTGGTCCAGACACAATCCGAACCGTCTGTTCGGCACTTAAATGCGCAGTGGTTGTCGTCTCTGGACGGCCTGTCGTTATTGAACCATATCTTCCTCTGATGGAAGCGCTTGTTGCCGCCTGGCTTCCTGGCACAGAAGGCCAGGGTATCGCTGATGTGCTATTTGGGGACTATGGCTTCACCGGAAAGCTTTCGCGCACCTGGTTCAAGTCTGTGGATCAGCTGCCCATGAATTTTGGAGACCCACACTATGATCCGCTCTTCCCTTTGGGCTTCGGTTTGGCAATAAATTCATCACAGCCAGG GTTCTCGGGCACCAGAAGCCGCGGAGATAAGAAGGAAATTACGGTATGGGCCGCGTTGAGTTTGCTACTGTCAATGATGATAGCTTGGGCATAG
- the LOC109733563 gene encoding uncharacterized protein isoform X2, whose product MTDIILGLQGEIPVNHTKGVPYVAKNKVAACAKHFVGDGGTHNGINENNTIIDEHGLLGIHMPPYYDSIIKGVATVMVSYSSVNGEKMHANHDLVTGYLKSKLHFRGFVISDWLGIDRITSPAGANYTYSVQAGVNAGIDMVMVPFNYTEFIEDATSLVNKRIISMSRIDDAVSRILRVKFTMGLFENPLADLSFADQLGKKEHRELAREAVRKSLVLLKNGNTPNQQFLPLPKKASKILVAGSHASNLGYQCGGWSIQWMGGSGDITAGTTILDAIKSTVGDATPVVYSENPDDSLMKKNEFSFAIVVVGEPPYAETVGDNTDLTILDPGPDTIRTVCSALKCAVVVVSGRPVVIEPYLPLMEALVAAWLPGTEGQGIADVLFGDYGFTGKLSRTWFKSVDQLPMNFGDPHYDPLFPLGFGLAINSSQPGFSGTRSRGDKKEITVWAALSLLLSMMIAWA is encoded by the exons ATGACAGATATTATCCTTGGTCTGCAAGGAGAGATCCCAGTGAATCATACCAAAGGAGTTCCTTATGTTGCCAA GAATAAAGTTGCTGCTTGTGCTAAACACTTCGTTGGTGATGGTGGAACGCATAATGGAATCAATGAGAATAACACGATCATTGACGAGCACGGACTGCTAGGCATTCACATGCCACCATATTATGACTCCATTATCAAGGGTGTCGCTACTGTTATGGTTTCATATTCAAGCGTTAATGGTGAAAAAATGCATGCCAACCATGACCTAGTCACTGGCTACTTGAAATCCAAACTGCACTTCAGA GGTTTTGTGATATCTGACTGGCTAGGAATAGACCGGATAACCTCACCAGCTGGTGCAAACTATACTTACTCTGTGCAGGCTGGAGTAAATGCTGGTATTGATATG GTTATGGTCCCTTTCAATTACACCGAGTTCATTGAGGATGCAACATCTCTTGTTAACAAGCGTATCATCAGTATGAGCAGAATTGATGATGCTGTGAGTCGCATCCTTCGAGTGAAATTTACAATGGGCCTCTTCGAGAACCCTTTAGCTGATCTTAGCTTTGCAGATCAGCTTGGAAAGAAG GAGCACAGGGAATTGGCTAGAGAAGCTGTCAGGAAATCACTTGTTCTATTAAAAAATGGCAACACTCCTAATCAACAATTCCTGCCTCTCCCAAAGAAAGCTAGTAAGATCCTCGTAGCTGGAAGTCATGCTAGCAATTTAGGCTATCAGTGTGGTGGATGGTCAATTCAATGGATGGGGGGAAGTGGAGACATTACAGCTG GAACAACAATTCTTGATGCCATAAAGTCCACCGTTGGTGATGCAACACCTGTAGTCTACTCTGAGAACCCTGATGACAGCTTGATGAAGAAAAACGAGTTTTCATTTGCTATTGTTGTTGTTGGCGAGCCACCATATGCGGAAACAGTAGGCGATAACACTGATCTGACTATCCTAGACCCTGGTCCAGACACAATCCGAACCGTCTGTTCGGCACTTAAATGCGCAGTGGTTGTCGTCTCTGGACGGCCTGTCGTTATTGAACCATATCTTCCTCTGATGGAAGCGCTTGTTGCCGCCTGGCTTCCTGGCACAGAAGGCCAGGGTATCGCTGATGTGCTATTTGGGGACTATGGCTTCACCGGAAAGCTTTCGCGCACCTGGTTCAAGTCTGTGGATCAGCTGCCCATGAATTTTGGAGACCCACACTATGATCCGCTCTTCCCTTTGGGCTTCGGTTTGGCAATAAATTCATCACAGCCAGG GTTCTCGGGCACCAGAAGCCGCGGAGATAAGAAGGAAATTACGGTATGGGCCGCGTTGAGTTTGCTACTGTCAATGATGATAGCTTGGGCATAG